Proteins encoded in a region of the Antedon mediterranea chromosome 2, ecAntMedi1.1, whole genome shotgun sequence genome:
- the LOC140039311 gene encoding uncharacterized protein, with protein MVEIVTLILIIKFIARVKIVILEHTVKNVNNDPCSDDSNPCENSGLCISEGCNFWCKCPACYTGESCENEIDPCSDIDCNGGKCDVISTDSVCSYQCINCPAHYSGDNCEIYTNPCDSVDCKNGGNCYINSYYQVYCACQDCYSGTYCEKYNDPCNDDSNPCQNSGLCISEGCNFWCKCPACYTGDSCEYYINPCEDVNCNGGQCVVISNISQCTYECTNCPYGYTGNNCETYIDPCQYTDCENNGTCVVKPDHTTECKCKECYSGTLCQDYVSSACDSHKCGNGGVCESTGCNTYKCVCPMCYTGRYCASRVDPCENHGCQNNGVCIPLVPSCERYRCWCRRGTTGNRCQYTSGYYAPYGG; from the exons ATGGTGGAAATTGTTACATTAATTCTTATTATCAAGTTTATTGCACGTGTCAAGATTGTTATTCTGGAACATACTGTGAAAAATGTAA ATAATGATCCTTGTAGTGATGATAGTAATCCATGTGAAAACTCTGGTCTCTGTATTTCTGAGGGTTGTAATTTTTGGTGTAAATGTCCAGCATGCTATACTGGTGAAAGTTGTGAAAATG AAATTGATCCTTGCAGTGATATTGACTGTAATGGTGGCAAATGTGACGTAATCTCAACAGATTCAGTGTGTTCATACCAATGCATTAATTGTCCTGCTCACTATTCTGGAGATAACTGTGAAATAT ATACCAATCCATGTGACTCAGTTGATTGTAAAAATGGTGGAAATTGTTACATTAATTCTTATTACCAAGTTTATTGCGCGTGTCAAGATTGTTATTCTGGAACATACTGTGAAAAAT ATAATGATCCTTGTAATGATGATAGTAATCCATGTCAAAACTCTGGTCTCTGTATTTCTGAGGGTTGTAATTTTTGGTGTAAATGTCCAGCATGCTATACTGGTGACAGTTGTGAATATT ACATTAACCCTTGTGAAGATGTGAATTGTAATGGCGGGCAATGTGTAGTTATTTCAAACATCAGTCAGTGCACATATGAATGTACCAACTGTCCATATGGCTATACTGGAAACAATTGTGAAACTT ATATTGACCCTTGTCAATACACTGATTGTGAAAATAATGGAACTTGTGTAGTTAAACCAGACCACACTACTGAATGTAAATGTAAAGAGTGTTATTCTGGCACTCTATGTCAAGACT aTGTAAGCAGTGCATGCGATAGTCATAAATGTGGTAATGGTGGCGTGTGTGAATCAACTGGATGTAATACGTACAAGTGTGTTTGTCCCATGTGTTACACTGGACGATACTGTGCCTCCC GAGTTGATCCATGTGAAAATCATGGGTGCCAAAACAATGGAGTTTGTATTCCACTTGTACCATCGTGTGAACGCTACAGGTGTTGGTGCCGTCGTGGAACTACTGGCAATAGATGTCAAT ATACTTCTGGTTACTACGCCCCATACGGAGgataa